Below is a window of Desmonostoc muscorum LEGE 12446 DNA.
GCGGCAAAGAAAGCTTCAACTAAGCCATCGCCACTACTGCGGACTTGACCATCGATGTTTACTGGGATACCACCCATACAATAATGAATTGTCGGGCGTACTGGCATAGGTTGAGTTACAGCGTCAACACCTACTAGTCGATGGGCTTCTTCCCAGCAGAAGGGAACGCGACTCATAATTTTTTCTTTACCCATGTGTCGCAGATCCAGATAAACAAAGGGACCGCCAGCGCTACCGTCAGAATGGACACCACGACCGGCGCGAATTTCATAAGCGATCGCCCGTGAGGTAATATCACGAGGAGCTAGTTCCATACGACTGGGTGCGTAGTTAGCCATAAAGCGATCGCCTTCGCTATTAATCAAATACGCCCCTTCACCGCGTACTGCTTCGGAAATCAGGACTCCTACCGGATATAAGCCAGTGGGATGAAATTGGACAAATTCCATATCTTCTAAGGGTAAACCGGCGATCGCAGTCATTGCCAGACCATCACCCGAAGAAGCGTAATCATTGGAGGTGGTGTTATAAACGCGGCCATAGCCGCCAGTAGCAAACATCACTGCCTTAGCCCGCAGAACCTCAACATGCCCATCCAACAAATGGAACATCACCACACCCTTAGCCTGCCCCTCTTCTAAAATGAGGCGCATCACGTACCACTCTTCATAAACTTGCACCCCATAACGCCGCAGGTTGTTAACTAATTCATGCAAAATTGCGTGACCAGTCTTGTCTGCCGCGTAGCAAGTGCGGTTGTGGGAATGTCCGCCAAAAGCCCGTTGGGCAATACGACCGTCGGGTAACCGCGAGAACAAAACGCCCATGTGTTCCAAATCAATTACTACATCTGGCGCTTCCTGGGCGAGAATTGCCACAGCATCTTGATCTGCTAAATAGTCAGAACCCTTGACAGTATCAAAAGCATGTGCTTCCCAGCTATCTTCGGAATCGACATTTTTCAGCGACGCAGCCATACCACCTTGGGCTGCCACCGAGTGGGAGCGAATCGGGTGGGTTTTGGCAACCACAGCGATATTTAAACTAGGGTCGGTGCGGGCAATTTCCACAGCAGCGCGACATCCCGCCAATCCACCGCCAACAATAATCACATCGTGTTCCAGCATAATTAGTCCCCGACTGCAAACCACTGCTGTTCTATTGTAGAAACCCAATTCAAGTGTTTTTGAACTACACCACTTCTTGCCTTAACCATGCATCTCTACAAAAAAATTCCCTGCCCATAGACAGGGATGTTATTACAAATTTTGAAGTTAGTTAAAAATCAAAGGCTCAGACTTCCTTAGAGTCAGATGCGACTTGCTTATGGGGAAGACCCCAAAGACCGCAGTGGCTCAACTTTCCAAGACGAATCTTAGATTCAAGGAAAAATCTAAAATCTAAAATCTAAAATCCAAAATTGAATGACTCCTAACTATGCTAGCTAGCTAGTTGTACAGGTTTTTGCTGAGACACATTCCCTGGGATAGGTTCCGTTTTGGTTCCAGGTTCTATAGGAACCATTTCAATATGATTTAACAATGTAGTCACAAACGCAAACAGCAAGAAAGGCAGCGATAGCAGAACGACGAGACCTACTGTTGCTAAAGCGTACACCGGTTTCTTAGCACCCATTAGCGCCAAGGCTGATGCCAAACTTAGAGTAATTGTAATTAACCAAACAATTATTTGACCGTAGATATCACCAAAGGTCAGGGTACAGACATACCGATAGCTTTGAATATTATTTCCGCTCATCACATTTGCCTCAAGTCTCTCTTATAGGTTCTACCTTAGAGCCATGTTTGGCTTGTAGACAATTTCTAAATATTT
It encodes the following:
- a CDS encoding succinate dehydrogenase/fumarate reductase flavoprotein subunit — translated: MLEHDVIIVGGGLAGCRAAVEIARTDPSLNIAVVAKTHPIRSHSVAAQGGMAASLKNVDSEDSWEAHAFDTVKGSDYLADQDAVAILAQEAPDVVIDLEHMGVLFSRLPDGRIAQRAFGGHSHNRTCYAADKTGHAILHELVNNLRRYGVQVYEEWYVMRLILEEGQAKGVVMFHLLDGHVEVLRAKAVMFATGGYGRVYNTTSNDYASSGDGLAMTAIAGLPLEDMEFVQFHPTGLYPVGVLISEAVRGEGAYLINSEGDRFMANYAPSRMELAPRDITSRAIAYEIRAGRGVHSDGSAGGPFVYLDLRHMGKEKIMSRVPFCWEEAHRLVGVDAVTQPMPVRPTIHYCMGGIPVNIDGQVRSSGDGLVEAFFAAGETACVSVHGANRLGSNSLLECVVYGKRTGAAIAQFVQKRKLPSVDEQRYLKEAQQQIQALLEQPGEYRINQVREAFQDCMTEYCGVFRTEALMSEGLQKLEEIQQRYPQIYLDDKGSCWNTELVEALELRSLMVVGQTILASALNRQESRGAHFREDYSERDDANFLKHTMAYYSPAGIDIQYRPVAITMFEPKERKY